The DNA sequence CGTGCCGACTTCGATCGTGCAGGACACGCCGGTCGCCGTGTGGTCGACCGTGGCGATGAAGTAGCCCGTGCCCACGGCGATCGTGAGGTTGGTCACGCCCGTCGAGGTGCGGTACTGATCGGCCGTCAGCGTCGTCGTGTAGACGGCGTTGTCGGAGAAGTACGCCTCTTCAGCGGTCACGAGGTTACGCAGGTCGGCCTTCATGGCGGCGACGTAGGCCTTCTCCTTCGTGTTCGAGAACTTCGGGATCGCGATCGCGGCGAGAATGCCGATGATCACGACCACGATCAACAGCTCAATCAGGGTAAAGCCCTTGCGAGACTTCATCATGTGGAGAACTCCAGGTACGGGAAGGTGAGGGACGACGACCAAACCGCCATCGCGGTGTGGGACGAGCTTACTACAGGCAAATATCAGGCCACAGAAAGAAAACGCACAACCCGTTCAAAAGTAACGACTTACGGAGCACGTCCTGTGCTGGCCTGGTTGTCCGGTACCGCAGTTGCCTGCATCTCTTGCAGTCTGCGGCGTAGGGAAGCTGACCAGACGCGACCCCGGGCCATCGTCAGGAGAAACCGCCGCTCGCTGCGGTCGAAGGGCCGGCCCTCGCGCGCCCAGCGGTTGCGCGCATCGATCGTGTCGGTCGCCACGAGCAGCGAGTCGGTACTCCGGCGGAGACGCCGAAAGAGCCCGTAATTGATGTCCTGGGCCTGCGCGTCGAGGATCGCCAGCCGCGCACTGCTGTACTGCCGGGTCGCCAACAGACAGGAGACCAAGCCCAGGTGCGCGGACGTCGCATCGGGCATCACCTCCAGGAAGCGCCGGAAGATCGGTGCCGCCTCGTCGAAGCGGCCCACCCCTTGGAGGAACAGGCCGTAGTTCAGCTCGATGAGCCGATGCCCGGGGTCGAGTTCCATCGCCTTGCGATACATCGAGTCGGCAGGCTCGGCCCGAGCCACCATGTTGTAGTACTCGGCAAGTGCCGCCCAGGCGCGGGCATTGGTCGGCGTGTCGACGGTCATCTGGGCGAACACGGCGGCGTTGTCCTCCCACGCCGGAATGCGCTCCAACGTCCGGGCGCCGCCGAGCACGAGGACGCAGCCGGCGACGGCGACGACCGTCATGCGGAGCACGCGGAGCGGGGCGAGGAGGCGCAACACCGCAGGCGTGAGCGCCCCGAGCGCGAGCGCGATGCCGAAGCTCGGCAGGAACAGCGTGCGCTCCGCGATCAGCACACCGCTGCGGAAGAAGATGTTGGAGACGGGCAGCCAGGCAATCGCCGCCCACAGGATGCCGACCGTGATCGCCGGCGCCCGTCGGGCCGCATACCACGCGCCGACGACCAACCCAAGGAGGATCGCCGCGCCGGCCGCGAACGCCCCGTCGAGGTCCGTCGTGGCGCTGATGAACTGCGGGGAATAGTCCGCGGCGAGATGGGCCGGCCAGAGCAGCAGCCGCATGATCGTCGGCAAGAGCCGCAGCATCACGATGCTGCGCTCGACGACCCCGAAGTCGCGGATGTCCCACTGCGAGCTGTCGCCGGTGGAGATCTCCGCGCGGACGGCGACGAACACGGCGGCCGCGATACCCGACGCCAGCACGATGACGCGCGCCGACGTCGCCTCCGGGCGCAGGAGTCTCCGCCAGCCGACGCCGTAGCCGCACTCGTACGCGAGTAGCAGCGCGGGCAGGACAATGGCGTGTTCCTTGAACGTGAGCGACACCGCGTACGCGCCGACGATCGCCGCGAGGCGCATCGGCCGCAGCGTCGGTTCCCGGCGCGCCTCGACGTAGAGCAGGAACGCAATCGCCGTCCATGCGAACACCCAGAGTTCGGCCTGTCCGACCACGTTCGCGACCGCCTCGACGTGCAGCGGCGTCACGGTGAACGCGAGTGCCGCGACCGCCGCGCCCACCGGGGCGAGCATGCTGCGCGCCATCCCGTAGGCCAACGCGCAGCAGATGCCGTACAGGACGGTCGCGACGAAATGGAATGGCCAGGGAGAACCCGAGCCGATCATCCATTGCACCGCGAAGACCCGCAGCGTCATCGGGCGATACGCCGACTCGACGCTGGTGCTCGGCCCCCAGTAGCTCGAGCTGAAGTAGCGCAGCAGCCCCTCGAGCTCCCGCACGATCGGGTTGTTCGCGATGATGGGGATGTCGTCGAACGCGAAGCCGTTCCGCAGGCTCGTCGCGTAGAGACCCGCGCCGAGCGCGAGACAGGCGGCCGTGAGCCAGCTGTCGACGCGCCGGTGCTCCGCGGCGTCCACGAAGGCCTTCATCGGGTGAAGGACGCTCGCAGGATGTGCCAGAAGGCGGCCACGCCGTCGCGCCACCCGATCTTCTTGCCTTCCGCGTAGGTACGGCCCGCGTACGAGATCGGCACTTCGTAGATGCGCGCCTTCGCCTGCGCGAGGCGTGCCGTGACCTCCGGTTCGAATCCGAAGCGGTCCGACGTGAGCGTCAGGCTCCGAGCCAAGTCCCCGCGGATGGCCTTGTAGCAGGTCTCCATGTCCGTGAGGTTCAGGTCCGTCATCATGTTGCTGAACGTCGTGAGGACGCGGTTCCCCACCGAGTGCCAGAAGTGCAGCACGCGATGCTGCCCGCCGAGGAACCGGGAGCCGAACACCGCGTCGGCGCGGCCATCGACGATGGGCGCCAGCAGCACCGACCAGTCGGCCGGGTCATACTCGAGGTCGGCGTCCTGCACGATGACGACGTTGCCGGTGCTCGCCGCGAGCGCGGTGCGTATGGCCGCGCCCTTGCCGCGATTCACCTCGTGCAGGCGCAGGACATCGATCTTCCCGGCGGCAGACAGGCGCTGGAGCTCCTCGCGCGTGCCGTCCGTCGAGCAGTCGTCGACGCAGATCACCTGCGTGCGGATCGGCACCGCACGCACGGCGTCGAGGATCGTCTCGATCGTGGAGCGCTCGTTGTAGACGGGGATCAGCACCGACAGCACGATCTCATCGAGCGGCAACGGCGTGCGTCCCCGGATGTGGGACGGGACGGGCGGGAGTGACATCATCATGGTTCGTTGACCAGGAGGAAGGCACGCACCCGGAAGCCCCGGGGCGTGAGTTCGAGAAACCTACGGGACGGGCCGAACGACGTCTGGGCGTAGGCCTGCATCTGCGGACTCGTGGCCATCACCACGTAGGCATCGGGGGCGTAGAGGCGATCGATGGCTTGCAGCATCGCGCCGTGGTCCTCGACGGACTTCTGCCGGAGGTGATCGCGCACGTCGAGGCGGTCGATCGGCAGCACTTGCTGGCCGGTGTAGAGCGCGACCATCGGGGCATACTCCGTCGCCAGGCGCCTGCCTTGCAGCCGCGTGTCGGCATTGACGTAGCGCACGAGGATCTCGGCGTAGGCCGACACTTCATGGGACGCATTGCTCGCCCAGCCGAGCGCGAGCCCCCGTCCGTTGTAGGTGCCGTATCCCACCAACAGGAGCGCGCCGACGCCGACGAGCCCGACGGCGGCGCGCGGCCGCCCGGCGCCCCGCAACTCCCGCAGGGCTTCGCGGAACCCGACGAAGGCCAGCGCGACGACGATCGGCCACAACGTCCAGACGAAGCGATGCACGGTGAACGGCCACACGAGGACGATGGCCATGTAACCGGCGAACGCGAGCGTGACCACGCGCGACGGCGAACGGCGAAGTCCGAGCGCCAGCCCCCCGAGCGCCAGCGCGAACGCGATGATGCCGGCACCCGTCCCGAGCGCGCTCGCCTCGAGTGTCGAGGTCAGGACCACCTTGGCGTACCACCAGAGGTCGCCGACGTTCTTTTCGAAGACGGCCGCGACGAACGGCAGCCCGTTCTCGCGGTACCCGGCACCGACCCATGACAGGTAGTTGCCGTAGGCGCCGACGAGTTCGGGCGGGTACGCACCCGCATGCTTCGCCACGAACAGCTGCCACGGCAGGAGCAGGATGCCGACGAGCAGCCCATAGCCGAACAGCGCGCGCCACCGGCGCTCGAGCACGAAGACCATCGACGCCGCCATCACCACCGACGCACCGATGGTGCGCGTCAGGATCAACGCGGCGGCGAGCGCGGCCGCGAGGAGGATGGCGGGCAGGTCGTCCCGGCGGCGCAGGCGCTCGGCGGCGAAGACCGTCGGCGCGAAGAGGGCCACGAACATCGGCTCGGAGATCACGACGTTCGTGAGCACCAGCATCGGCAGGCTCACGGTCGAGGCGAGCATCACCACCGCGGCAACCCACGGCGCGAGACCGAACCAGCGGATGATCCCGAGCGTCATGCCGTACGCCGCGATGGCGAGCAGCACCGGATTCACGAACTTGATCCAGGCCAGTCCCGCCGCGAACGACGGCGCGAGCTTGAGCACGCCGGCGAGCAGCAACGGGAAGAGCGGGGGGAAGTGGATCGCCGCCGGCGTGCCCGGGAGGTGCGGGTTCACGAAACCCTGCCCTTCGGCCACGGCCTTGCCGATCAGCACGTAGACGGCATCGTCGTGAAAGACGCCGATCAGGTCCGTGGTCAGGGTCAGCAGTCCCGCGAGCAGGGTGATCACCGCCGTGAGCAGCGCGGCGCGCGTCGGGGTCACCTGGTCGAGACGCGCGCGGATGCTCCCCGCCATCATGGCGATCCTCACGCCTCGCCTCCGTACCGCGACAGCTTGCGGTGCAGCGTGGACGGATCGATGCCCAACACCTCGGCCGCGCGGGTCTTGTTGCCCCCCTCGCTCTGCAGCACCCATTGGATGTACGCCCGCTCGATCAACTCCAGCGTCGGGTTGGCCGCGATGCGGTCGGCGATCAGCGGCTCGCTGCGGCGTTCGGTGATGCGTTCCGGCAGGGCGCTGAGTTGGATGGTCGGCCCATGCGTGAGGATGAGCGCGCGCTCCAGCGCGTTCTCGAGCTCGCGCACGTTACCCGGCCAGTTGTACTCGCGCAGCGCGTCACCCGCCTCTTGGCTCAGCTGCTTCGTCTCGCCCCCGCGCAGCGCGGCGCCGCGGCGGAGGAAGGCCTCGGCGAGCAGCGGGATGTCCTCCCGGCGCTCGCGCAGCGGCGGCAGGTGGATGGCGATGACGTTGAGGCGATAGAACAGGTCGCGGCGGAACGCCCCGCGCCGGATCTCCTCCTCAAGGTCGCGGTTCGTCGCGGCGATGATGCGCGTGTCGATGGGCACCGCTTCGGTGGCGCCGACGGGAATCACTTCGCGGTGCTGCAGCACGCGCAGCAGCTTCACTTGGGTGGCTGGCGTGGTCTCGCCGATCTCGTCGAGGAAGAACGTGCCGCCGGCCGCCGCGGTGAACAGGCCCTCCTTGTCCTTCACGGCGCCGGTGAACGAGCCCTTCACGTGCCCGAACAGTTCGCTCTCGAGCAGGCCCTCGGGCAACGCGCCGCAATTGATGGACGCGAACGTCGCCTCGGCGCGCATCGAGAGCTCGTGGATGTAGCGCGCCACGACCTCCTTGCCCGTGCCGGACTCGCCGGTGATCAGTACCGTCGACTCCGTGTGCGCCACCGCCTCGGCGAGCGACAGCGCCTCGATCCACGCCGGGTGCGCGCCGACCGGGGCCGGTGCGTTCTTCCGCTCGCGCCGCTTCATCTCGCGCTTCAGCGACTTGTTCTCGAGGCGCAGCGCGCGATGCTCCGCCGCCCGCCGCAGGATGGCCAGCAGCTCGTCGTTGCGGAACGGCTTCTGGATGTAGTAGAACGCGCCGGCATTCACCGCCTGCATCGCCGTCTGCAGCGTGGCCTGCGCGGTCATGAGGATGACGGGCACCTCGGCGTCGTGCTCGCGCGCGGCGTTCAGCACCTCGACGCCGCCGACTCCGGGCATGCGCACGTCCGAGATGATGATGTCCGGCGTGAGCTGCGGGATGCGCTCGAGCGCGGCCTTGCCGCCGTGGGCGGTGTGCACGTCGAAGCCCTCGGCGCGCAGCAGGATCTCGAGCGTCTGCAGGATGCCTGTCTCGTCATCGACGACGAGCACGGTGGGGCGGCGGGATGGATCGGTCATAGGGACGCTCCCGAGGGGTCGTCGTCGGTGGGCAGATACACGGTGAAGCGGGTCCCGGCGCGATCGCTGTCGACGAGGATCACACCGCGATGCGCTTCGATGGCGCGATGCACGACGGCGAGGCCGAGGCCGCTGCCGCCGGACTTGGTCGTCGCGAACGGTTCGAAGAGGCGGTCCTGGATGTCCGGCGGGATGCCCGGTCCGTCGTCGTGGACCTCGAGGGCGTACGAGGCGCCGGCGAAGGGCAGCCCCGCCAAGCGATCGGCCTCGCGCACGGCGCGCAATGAAACCGCGACATGGCCGTGGTCGCCCACGGCTTGGCACGCGTTCAGCACGAGGTTGAAGACCGCGCGATGCAACAGGTCTTCATCCCCAGCCAGCGGCGTCGGCTCGGACGGCAGGTCCACGTCCACGGCGACGGTCGCGCTGCGATCGGGATGCGTTCCGGCCAGCGCGACGGCCGACCGCACGACGTCGCGGAGGTCCAGCTCTTCGCGCCGTTCCGCCTGCACGCGCGAGAAATCGAGGAACTCCGAGAGCAGGCGCGACAGGCGGTCGGACTCGCGTGTGATCAAGGCCCCGAGGGTGCGCTCATCGTCGGTAGCCGTGGCGCGGCGGGCGAGCTGCTCCACCGAGGAGCGGATGCTCGCGAGCGGATTCTTGATCTCGTGCGCCAGCGAGGCGCTGAGTTCGGCGACGGCTTCGAGGCGCTGGGCGCGCAGGCGCAGCGCCTCGAGGCGCTTCTCGTCCGAGATGTCCTGCACGATCACGGTCGTCGCACCCCCGACGGGACGCAGGTCGCCCGAGACGGCCGTCGTGGTGATGCCGAGGGGGATGGTCCGGCCCTCACGGGCGAGCGCCCCTTCGATGCGGGCGGCCCCGTGCCGGCCGGCAATCGTGGCCTCGACCGCGTCGGCGACGGCGGGCGAGACCGTCTGCAGCTGCCGCAGCACGGGCTGCCCCCCCAACGCCTCGAAGGGCACGCCGAGCAACCGCGACGCCGCCGGATTGGCGTAGAGCAAGCGCCCGAGGTCGTCGACCGTGATGATGGCCGCGCGGATGTTCGCGAGGATGTCCGCGGCGCGCACCTGCGCGCTGGCCAGTTCCGCCTCGAGTTGCTCGCGCCCCTGCCCCGCTTCCTGCAGCTGCCCGGCGATGTAGCTCGTCCCGACCACGACGAGCACGAACACCACCAATTGCAGCAACAGGGCGATCGAGATCTCCCCGCCGCTCACCAAGAAGGCATCGCCCGCGTACAGCACGCTGCCGAGCAGCGCGAGCAGCAACGAGCTGCCGATCGGCAGCAGCAGCGCGGCGGTGGCGTTCACCAGGATGTAGAGCGCGGCGAACTGCGAGTCACCGCCGCCGGTGAGGTGCACGACCACGGTCACCAGCAGGAGGTCGTGGACGAACTGCGCGTACAGGAAGCCGGGCCCGGCGTGCCGACGGTTGATTTCCGTGCGGATATAGGACGTCGCCGTGAGCGCCATCGCCGCGACGAATGCCGTAGCGGCGATGACGGTGTTCATCGGGTTCGCGAACAGCGCGAACATCACCGCCCACGCGAAGTTGGCACTCGCGACGAGCAGTCGACCGACGTATATCCCGTTCAGCAGACGCCGCGGATCCAGCACGGCGAGTATGCGCTCCGGGGTGCGGACTCGGTTAGGCGTCAGGTCGGGCTCCGGTATTGCATTTCACAAGAGTTCTAAGGTGACGATTACTCTCGCATTCTGCAACACCAGGTGGCCTCGTGGCGACGCCTGATCTCTGGGACGAGGAGGGACGCCTCTTCGTCAACGCCCGTGTCCGGATACCCGCACAGGAACTGGTGGTCCGTGCCACCAAGTCCGGCGGGCCGGGAGGCCAGCACGTCAACACCAGCTCCACGCGCGTCGAAGTCCAGTGGAACCTGCGCCAGTCCACGGCGCTCGACGACGACCAGCGCCAGCGGCTCGAGGCCCGCCTCGCGACCAAGCTCGATGCCCGGGGCGGTCTGCGCGTCGTCGCGTCCGATACGCGGAGCCAGACCCAGAACCGGGCCCTCGCCCTCGGTCGGCTGGCGGCCCTGGTCCGCAACGGCCTGACGGTGCCCAAGGCGCGGCGGGCCACCAAACCCAGCCGCGGTCAGCGCGAGCAGCGGCTCGACGAAAAGAAGCGGCGCTCGGGCGTGAAGCGCGAGCGCCGCTGGCGAACGGACGACTGATCCGGGACAGCCTCAGCGACGTCGCTGCCCGTCGAAGCGGAAGGTGACGCCGATCGTGATCGTGAGCAGGTCGGCACGCGTGTTCTTCGGCTTGATGAGGATGTTGCCGCCCGCATCCTCGGAGATGCCGCCGGGTGTCAGGTAACGCACCGACTCGCCATTCCACGTGTAGCGACCGCCGATGTCGAAGAGCACTTCACCGCCCTTCAGCGGCAGGTACAGGCCCGCGAGCACATGCTTCGAGAACGCGTTGTCCGAGGAGTTCGTCGTCGACGCGAACGGCTCATCCTCCGAGTTCGAGCCCTCGGCGCGCGTCACCGTATTGAAGTTCGAGAACCCGAGCATCCCGGCCAGATAGGGCTTCGCGCGGCCGCTGGGCATGCCGACTTGCGCGCCGACGCTGCCGCCGACGATCGCGTTCGTGGTGGTCACGTCCACCAGGATCAAGCCGAGCACACCGCCGCCCAACGGCACGCGCCGTGACTCGCTGCCGTAAATCTGGAGGTCGAAGCCCGCCCGGACGCCGAACTCCGACGCGAGCGGAAAGAGACCGGCCACGCCGAAGCCACCGGCGATGCTGACGTTGTTCGCAAACTCCCCTTGTGGGAGACCGACCTGGAGATTGACCGGGAGTCCGCCTTGGGCCGCGGCAGGAACTGACGAGCAGACGAGGGCGGCGAGGGCCGCGAGGGGACGCAGGGCGCGCATGGGCGGAGTTGAGGGGCGGTCGAATCCGTCCTACCGTGGAGTCCGACCCGGTGTTTCACCCAGCGAAAGTTGCGGGGTTCCCGTCGCCACCGCGAGCGTGCCGAGCGCCCGGGCGCGCCGCGCCACCAACGCCGCAAGCCGCAACCGCTCGTCGAGCAGCGCGCGCTCGCGCAGGTTCACGACGAGCAGCGTGCTCTCGCCGGCGGCGAAGCGCTGCTGCTCCGCCGCGAGCAGCCGCTCCTGCAGCGTGACCAAGCTCTCCTGCCGCACCAACTGCGAATCCACCGTGGTGAGCTCGAGCAGGGCGCGGCCCGCCTCGATCTCCACGTCGCGTCGCACGCGATCGCGTTCGAGCTGCAGCACGCGGGTCCGCTCCTCCGCTGCCCGCAGGCGACCGACCTCGCGCCGCGGGAACAGCGGAAGCCGCACGTTGCCGCTGAACTTGCTCTCCTCGCCGCTCAGCGACGGGGGATTGATGTCCCCGAGCGTGCCGCCGGCCGACAGGCCGCTCAGCTCGACGCTGGCGCTCGGCAGGATGCTCACCGCCGCGAGACGACGCGCCGCCTCGGCCTGCCGCCACCGCGCGGTCGCCTGTTGCACGAACGGATGCCGCGCGACCAAGAAGCGCAGGCCATCGCCCGAGACGCGGTCCTGCAGCATCGTTTCCTGCGCGAGCATCGCCCGCGGCGCCGCGACCGCGCCGTCCGGCAACCGATCTGGCGTACCGTCCGGCCGCCACAGCCATCCCTCGGCGACGAGCCGCGCCGCGGCCGCGGCGGCCTGTGCATCGAGCCGCAGGACTTCGCGCGAACGCACTTCGGCCAACGCTTCGATCGTGTCGATGGCAGCGGCATCGCCGGTCTCCACGCGCCGCCGCAGCGCCTCCAGCCGGAAGCGCGCCAACGACACGCCCTCGGCCGTGATGCGGGCCCGGCGTTCCATCTCGGACCACAGCCCCCAGTCCCGTGCGGCCGACTGCAGCACGCGCGCCACCGCCGCGTCGCGGTCCGCGTCCGCAGCCTCTTGGGCGATCTCCGCCTGACGCAGGGCGGTGCGACGCTCGTCGGTCAGGATCCGCGGACCGATCGGCAGCGAGACGCCGAACGACAACAAGCCTTCAGTCGGCGTGGCGCGCTCGGGGTTGATGATCTGGCCCGCCGCGCGCTCCCACCCGAGCTTGAAATCGACGCCCCAGGGCGTAGGCAGCACCAGACGCGCGTCCAATTCATCGTAATAGCCGATGCCCTTGAAACGCTTGGTGTCCCACATCGCGCTCAGGTAGGGGTCGAACCCTCCGCGCGCGGTGAGCGCATCCGCGTCCGCCTGCCGGCGCGCGGCCTCGGCCTGCCGCACCTGCGGATGCTGCGCGATGACGCGGGCCAGGAAGGCTTCGAGCGTGATCTCCGGACCAGCGGAGGCCGCAGCCTGCGCCCGCGCCGTCGCCGACGCGAGCAGCAGGCCCACCACCGCGGCCAACGCCGCGCGTCTCACGGGGCGGACTTGGCTGGCGCCGGGCTCGCCGCGTTGCGCGTGCCCGAGTACCCGCTGCCGCCGCTGGTCGGCGTGAGCCCCGACTGCGGCACCGCCGGCGGAAAGCCGTTGATCGTGCGCCAGACCTCGAACCACA is a window from the Pseudogemmatithrix spongiicola genome containing:
- a CDS encoding TolC family protein; amino-acid sequence: MRRAALAAVVGLLLASATARAQAAASAGPEITLEAFLARVIAQHPQVRQAEAARRQADADALTARGGFDPYLSAMWDTKRFKGIGYYDELDARLVLPTPWGVDFKLGWERAAGQIINPERATPTEGLLSFGVSLPIGPRILTDERRTALRQAEIAQEAADADRDAAVARVLQSAARDWGLWSEMERRARITAEGVSLARFRLEALRRRVETGDAAAIDTIEALAEVRSREVLRLDAQAAAAAARLVAEGWLWRPDGTPDRLPDGAVAAPRAMLAQETMLQDRVSGDGLRFLVARHPFVQQATARWRQAEAARRLAAVSILPSASVELSGLSAGGTLGDINPPSLSGEESKFSGNVRLPLFPRREVGRLRAAEERTRVLQLERDRVRRDVEIEAGRALLELTTVDSQLVRQESLVTLQERLLAAEQQRFAAGESTLLVVNLRERALLDERLRLAALVARRARALGTLAVATGTPQLSLGETPGRTPR
- a CDS encoding glycosyltransferase family 2 protein; translated protein: MMMSLPPVPSHIRGRTPLPLDEIVLSVLIPVYNERSTIETILDAVRAVPIRTQVICVDDCSTDGTREELQRLSAAGKIDVLRLHEVNRGKGAAIRTALAASTGNVVIVQDADLEYDPADWSVLLAPIVDGRADAVFGSRFLGGQHRVLHFWHSVGNRVLTTFSNMMTDLNLTDMETCYKAIRGDLARSLTLTSDRFGFEPEVTARLAQAKARIYEVPISYAGRTYAEGKKIGWRDGVAAFWHILRASFTR
- a CDS encoding two-component system sensor histidine kinase NtrB; this encodes MLDPRRLLNGIYVGRLLVASANFAWAVMFALFANPMNTVIAATAFVAAMALTATSYIRTEINRRHAGPGFLYAQFVHDLLLVTVVVHLTGGGDSQFAALYILVNATAALLLPIGSSLLLALLGSVLYAGDAFLVSGGEISIALLLQLVVFVLVVVGTSYIAGQLQEAGQGREQLEAELASAQVRAADILANIRAAIITVDDLGRLLYANPAASRLLGVPFEALGGQPVLRQLQTVSPAVADAVEATIAGRHGAARIEGALAREGRTIPLGITTTAVSGDLRPVGGATTVIVQDISDEKRLEALRLRAQRLEAVAELSASLAHEIKNPLASIRSSVEQLARRATATDDERTLGALITRESDRLSRLLSEFLDFSRVQAERREELDLRDVVRSAVALAGTHPDRSATVAVDVDLPSEPTPLAGDEDLLHRAVFNLVLNACQAVGDHGHVAVSLRAVREADRLAGLPFAGASYALEVHDDGPGIPPDIQDRLFEPFATTKSGGSGLGLAVVHRAIEAHRGVILVDSDRAGTRFTVYLPTDDDPSGASL
- a CDS encoding tetratricopeptide repeat protein produces the protein MKAFVDAAEHRRVDSWLTAACLALGAGLYATSLRNGFAFDDIPIIANNPIVRELEGLLRYFSSSYWGPSTSVESAYRPMTLRVFAVQWMIGSGSPWPFHFVATVLYGICCALAYGMARSMLAPVGAAVAALAFTVTPLHVEAVANVVGQAELWVFAWTAIAFLLYVEARREPTLRPMRLAAIVGAYAVSLTFKEHAIVLPALLLAYECGYGVGWRRLLRPEATSARVIVLASGIAAAVFVAVRAEISTGDSSQWDIRDFGVVERSIVMLRLLPTIMRLLLWPAHLAADYSPQFISATTDLDGAFAAGAAILLGLVVGAWYAARRAPAITVGILWAAIAWLPVSNIFFRSGVLIAERTLFLPSFGIALALGALTPAVLRLLAPLRVLRMTVVAVAGCVLVLGGARTLERIPAWEDNAAVFAQMTVDTPTNARAWAALAEYYNMVARAEPADSMYRKAMELDPGHRLIELNYGLFLQGVGRFDEAAPIFRRFLEVMPDATSAHLGLVSCLLATRQYSSARLAILDAQAQDINYGLFRRLRRSTDSLLVATDTIDARNRWAREGRPFDRSERRFLLTMARGRVWSASLRRRLQEMQATAVPDNQASTGRAP
- a CDS encoding type IV pilin protein — its product is MMKSRKGFTLIELLIVVVIIGILAAIAIPKFSNTKEKAYVAAMKADLRNLVTAEEAYFSDNAVYTTTLTADQYRTSTGVTNLTIAVGTGYFIATVDHTATGVSCTIEVGTGTRDGEPVCN
- the arfB gene encoding alternative ribosome rescue aminoacyl-tRNA hydrolase ArfB; the protein is MATPDLWDEEGRLFVNARVRIPAQELVVRATKSGGPGGQHVNTSSTRVEVQWNLRQSTALDDDQRQRLEARLATKLDARGGLRVVASDTRSQTQNRALALGRLAALVRNGLTVPKARRATKPSRGQREQRLDEKKRRSGVKRERRWRTDD
- a CDS encoding sigma-54-dependent transcriptional regulator → MTDPSRRPTVLVVDDETGILQTLEILLRAEGFDVHTAHGGKAALERIPQLTPDIIISDVRMPGVGGVEVLNAAREHDAEVPVILMTAQATLQTAMQAVNAGAFYYIQKPFRNDELLAILRRAAEHRALRLENKSLKREMKRRERKNAPAPVGAHPAWIEALSLAEAVAHTESTVLITGESGTGKEVVARYIHELSMRAEATFASINCGALPEGLLESELFGHVKGSFTGAVKDKEGLFTAAAGGTFFLDEIGETTPATQVKLLRVLQHREVIPVGATEAVPIDTRIIAATNRDLEEEIRRGAFRRDLFYRLNVIAIHLPPLRERREDIPLLAEAFLRRGAALRGGETKQLSQEAGDALREYNWPGNVRELENALERALILTHGPTIQLSALPERITERRSEPLIADRIAANPTLELIERAYIQWVLQSEGGNKTRAAEVLGIDPSTLHRKLSRYGGEA